Sequence from the Deferrivibrio essentukiensis genome:
CAGCTTCCCTTTTAGCTCTGCTTATTATGTCTGTTGCCTGTTTATTAAGCTTCTGATTTTCTGCTTCTACTTTTTTCTTTTGAAAAAGGATACCAACTATAAGACCAACTGCCAAACCAGCAATCGCCAATAAAACTGTCAAAATCATCAATTCCTCCTGTAAATATTTTTTTCAGTAATCACAATGTCCATAGGGATGTCAAAATACTCTGTAACAAGTTCATCAACAACTTGAAACTCATAAGCAAACCCAACAATATTCTCACATTTGACTTTAGGTAGAAATCTATCATAGTATCCTACCCCAAAACCAAGACGGTTGCACTTTTTGTCAAAAGCCACACCCGGCACAACAACCACATCAAAATTGCTGCGTTCAAAATAATCAACAGGCTCAAATATTTGATACCTGTTTTTTTCAAGTAGACTTAAATCACTTACCTTGCCAACTTTCAAATCATTGCCAACCAACTTTGGGGCATACACTTCTTTATTTTCTTTAAGCAACTGCTCGGCAAGATAAAAAGTCTGTACCTCATTATCAAAACTAAAATATAAAAGAAAAAACTTCATCTCTTCAAACAAACTCAAAAAATCCTTTACAATTTTCTCGCTTCTTTTTTGGACCTCCTCAAAATCCATTTTTTTTCTTTCAGTCATCATCTTTTTTCTCAAAACTTCTTTACTTAAAACCTCTTTGTCAAACTTTTCCATATTACCCCCAAAGCCTTTTGAGCCTTTCTTTTATTTTAGACTCAAAGCCATATTCTGAAGGGATATAAAATTTTTCATCACCATCAAAATAATTTTGCTTAACAAATTCGCCACTATCAAATGGGTATTTATAACCATTAGAGTTATGGCAAATATTTATCGGGGGATATGGATCATTTTTTTGAAGGTAATCCTTAACCTTCTTGTAAGCAAGATAACTTTTATTGCTCTTAGGGCAACTTGCCAAAAAAGTGACAGCATGTGCCAAAATTATATATCCTTCCGGGACTCCCACATTTAAAAATGCATTAAATGCGGAATTCACGAAAATAACGGCATCAGGATACGCGTTACCGATATCTTCAGATGCCGAAACAAACAAACGCCTAAAAATATCCTCAACGGCAAAACCACAGTTTACAAGCTTAAAACACCAGACAAGAGCAGCATCAGGGTCACTTCCCCTAATACTCTTAATCATAGCGGAAAGTAAATCATAGTGCTCATCACGGGAATAAACAAGATTATGCACCAATTCATCAATATCATTAAGACTTATAATTAACTTTCTATCCTCAATTTTACCTAACTGTGCAGCAGTATCTAAAAATTTTATTAATCGCCTGCCATCCCCACCGGACAGCTGTATAAGCTTATCTTTTTCTAAAAAAGATATCTCTTTAACTCCATATTTTTCCCTTAATACATTGTATGCTCGTTCAATAAGTATTAGCATTGCCTCATTATTTAACGGCTTGAATTCAAAAAGGAAACTCCTTGAGCGCATTGCAGGGGTAAGGCTGAAGTAAGGGTTCTCGGTAGAAGCCCCGATTACAAAAGAGTGTTTTTCATCTATAACTTTAAGAAGCAAATCTTGTTGTGTCTTGTTAAATCTATGGATTTCATCAATAAATATAATAGAAGGTCTGCCGTAATGCTTTGAAACTTCAGCAATATTCTTAATTTCATTTACACTTGTAGCAGCGCCATGAAGGCGATGAAAAGGGAGTGAAAGTTTTTTACCTATAAGTTTTGCAAGAGTTGTTTTGCCTGTACCGGGAGGACCGACAAAAATTATCGATTCAAATTCCCCGCTTTCAATAATTTTTGACAAAGGGGTATTGTCACCCAGCAGGTGCTCCTGACCTACAATATCTTCTATCTTCTGAGGTTCAATAAGCTCATATAATCTCATTTTACTCTAACCAAACAAAAAGCCCCCGAATTGCCGTGTCCATAGTCCATTTGCAGCCCTGGCTAACCAGGTTCTTTGGGAATCACAGGTGCTTTAGGCTTCCTACTACAAGGTAGGCCTGCACACCACACCTCGTATCATCCCATATTTTAGAGGTGTTGGCTCCAAATTTCCTATTTCATCACGAACAATTCAGGGGCTACCCTTTTAATATACTATCTATTTTGTTCTCTATTTCACTAATTTTATCAATGCTCTTATCAATATCCTTTTTTAGTATCAAATATTCAGCAGCAATATCAAAAGCAGCCATAACAGCTATCTTAGAAGTAGTCAACACATTCATACTATCTTGCATCTCACGCATCTTTTTATCGACAAAATTAGCAATGGAAGCAACTGTCTCGCTATCCATATCAGTTTTAAGCCTGTATTTATTCCCGTAAATGTAAACATCAGAAATTTGCAAAAGCCAACTCCCTAAGGTAAACGCTCTAAAATTTTTTCAATCCTTTCAGCAACTTCCTCTCTTTCTTTAATTAATTGTTCCAACTTATCTTTCAGTTCTTTTTGCTCTGACCTTAATTCTTCGTTTTCATTACTCAGTCTTTCATTTTCCATTATAAGTCTATCAATTTTTTCTTCCAAACTAGTCAAAATATCATAAAGTTCCATGAAGTTAATCTACAGTATTATGACTTTTATGTCAATACCGCACTTTCAAAATTAATATTAAATTACTTTTGGCAATAAATAGTTAAATAAAAAGATTAAACAATAATCCCCTATCCGAGTCCAAACTCTCCTAACAACTTATCAATCTCTTCTTGAGATGATGTGTCTTCACTGATAGAATCTGCTGCCTGTATTTTAGCGTAACCTAAAATAGTTCCAAGTCTTACCCCTATTTCCTCAATCTTCTTAATCACTTTTCTTGCTTTCTGCTCTGTAATATCCTGAAATTCCAATGCTTGCAATATATTAAACCCAAGCTCCTCAGCACTTTTCAATTTATCTTCCACACTATCAATAAGTTCATCAAATTTTTCGACATCACCCTTTTGTATTACCTTTTCGATATTTCCCATCTTTTCATTAAGCTCAGCGAAAAAATTAGACATTTTATCCGCTGCTTCCATCAAATTAATAGTAGCTTCTTCTGTATACTCGTTAACATTTTCAAGAGATTTGGCAATATGAGGTACATCCTTATTTGAATCTGCCACGGAAGGTTCAACATTGTCTATTTTTTGTTTTGTTTCAAAAATAAGTTTTAAAAGCTCCCCAATCTCACCTTTGATATTAATATCTATCTCTTTTGCTTCCCCTCTAATTATCTTATTTGCAAGAGATTTTAACTCCTGCAATGAATCTCTTTCAATAATAATTTCATTCTTTTGACTATCGGCACTTTCATTTTCTACAAGCTGCTCTTGAGCAACGGTTGAGACATCCTCCTCACCGACATCAATTATCTTTTTTTTTTCCTCTTCTTTTTTTCGTTTAAGAAGCTCTTCAGTTTCTTTTTCTCTTTTGGCAAGCTCTTCTGCAATAAGTCTGTCAAGGTCATCCTGGTCAACGTGAGTTGCTTCAGGCGATATAGTAGAGTTTGCTTGCGTCAAAGCATCATTTAAAATATCTTCTACGTCATTATTTGAACTATTTAACTTTTCCTCTTTTTTCTTTTTTAATAGCTCTTCTGTCTCTTTTTCCCTTTTTTCAAGCTCCATTGCAATCAGCTTATCAATATCATCAATCATATCTGTCTGATTTTCTTCTTCAGAATCGACAGATTCGCTCGCCACACTTATCTCTTCTTCCTCTTTTTCTATTTCACTATTTACTTCAGAAACAGCACTTAATTCACTAGCTTCAACAGTATCAGAGACTTCAGTAAAATTTTCGTCAGACTCTTCATACTCGTTTAAATCTTCAACCTGTCCCTGAGATTTAACTATTTTCTTCCTTAGGTCACTGGTCAAGTTATCATCGTTATAAACAACTCTATCTATATCAAGAAGAATAATAAGTCTTTTCAAATATTTACATATACCAAGAATATATTCTTGCCCCACCGCACCAACCAATGGGGGTGTAGGCTCAACAATGCTCTTATCTATTCTGATTACTTCAGTAACCTCATCAACAACAAAACCAATATTTTCCTTTTCAAACTTAACAACAATTATCCGTGTTTTTTTATCAAAATCAGACTTATCAAGCTCAAACCTTACTCGCAAATCAACAACAGGAATGACTTTACCTCTTAAATTAATAACACCAAGTATATAAGAATCCATCCTAGGGACAGATGTAATCTCGATAAGTCTTATAATCTCTTGAATCTTCAACACATCAATTGCATACTCCTCATCACCAAGCTTGAAGCCTACAAGCTGAATGCTATCCTCATCTTTAAGCTCTTGTACATCTTCAATGTAAAGATTCTGTTCATTATTCATAAATAACTCCTAAAGTTTTTCAAATACGCAATCTCTAACATCATCAAAAAAATCTCTATAATTCTTATCAACAACATTATTGTAATATGGAAGCAACCTTTTCAAATTATCACTCACACCAATATCATACGGTATAAAACCGATTTTTTCAATAGATATGCCCAAGTACTTCTTAGATACATTTTCAAAACCGTAAAAAATATTTAATTCCTTTTTAAATTTTAACATATTTAAAACAATACCTACTTTGTAATTGCCGATCAAATGCCCTACCTTGTCTTTGACAGCCGTATCTATCTGTCCCAAATCATCCAATATATCAAAAACCTTTTGATAGTTCATACTTCTACTTCTCAATTTCTTGCAAATATTTTCAAACCTCTTGTCACCCATAAGGTATTTTTCTATTTTTCTGTATATGGAAACCTTTAAAAAACCATACGAATTTTCAATAGATGTAGGTTCGCTTGTCATAATTAACAGTTTTTTTTCGGAAAAATTAAAAAAATCTATCATATTGTAACTTGTACCTGCTCCAAGATCTAAAACTACAAACCTATATTTGGTTCTTTTAAGATAATTTAAAATTTTCAACTTTTCAAAATTATTTATATGGGCCATCCCTAAAACGTCACCCGCACCACCAACAAAGTCAACATTGGCAGGAGTTTTTAATATCACATCTTCTATGGGAAGTTTCTCTCTGATAAAATTA
This genomic interval carries:
- a CDS encoding AAA family ATPase encodes the protein MRLYELIEPQKIEDIVGQEHLLGDNTPLSKIIESGEFESIIFVGPPGTGKTTLAKLIGKKLSLPFHRLHGAATSVNEIKNIAEVSKHYGRPSIIFIDEIHRFNKTQQDLLLKVIDEKHSFVIGASTENPYFSLTPAMRSRSFLFEFKPLNNEAMLILIERAYNVLREKYGVKEISFLEKDKLIQLSGGDGRRLIKFLDTAAQLGKIEDRKLIISLNDIDELVHNLVYSRDEHYDLLSAMIKSIRGSDPDAALVWCFKLVNCGFAVEDIFRRLFVSASEDIGNAYPDAVIFVNSAFNAFLNVGVPEGYIILAHAVTFLASCPKSNKSYLAYKKVKDYLQKNDPYPPINICHNSNGYKYPFDSGEFVKQNYFDGDEKFYIPSEYGFESKIKERLKRLWG
- a CDS encoding 5-formyltetrahydrofolate cyclo-ligase, encoding MEKFDKEVLSKEVLRKKMMTERKKMDFEEVQKRSEKIVKDFLSLFEEMKFFLLYFSFDNEVQTFYLAEQLLKENKEVYAPKLVGNDLKVGKVSDLSLLEKNRYQIFEPVDYFERSNFDVVVVPGVAFDKKCNRLGFGVGYYDRFLPKVKCENIVGFAYEFQVVDELVTEYFDIPMDIVITEKNIYRRN
- a CDS encoding cell division protein ZapA, with protein sequence MQISDVYIYGNKYRLKTDMDSETVASIANFVDKKMREMQDSMNVLTTSKIAVMAAFDIAAEYLILKKDIDKSIDKISEIENKIDSILKG
- the zapB gene encoding cell division protein ZapB, encoding MELYDILTSLEEKIDRLIMENERLSNENEELRSEQKELKDKLEQLIKEREEVAERIEKILERLP
- a CDS encoding P-loop NTPase gives rise to the protein MAEIIAIASGKGGVGKSFFAANLAMSIANKGESVLLVDGDLGGANLHNFVGLKAPGKSLYNFIREKLPIEDVILKTPANVDFVGGAGDVLGMAHINNFEKLKILNYLKRTKYRFVVLDLGAGTSYNMIDFFNFSEKKLLIMTSEPTSIENSYGFLKVSIYRKIEKYLMGDKRFENICKKLRSRSMNYQKVFDILDDLGQIDTAVKDKVGHLIGNYKVGIVLNMLKFKKELNIFYGFENVSKKYLGISIEKIGFIPYDIGVSDNLKRLLPYYNNVVDKNYRDFFDDVRDCVFEKL
- a CDS encoding chemotaxis protein CheW — translated: MNNEQNLYIEDVQELKDEDSIQLVGFKLGDEEYAIDVLKIQEIIRLIEITSVPRMDSYILGVINLRGKVIPVVDLRVRFELDKSDFDKKTRIIVVKFEKENIGFVVDEVTEVIRIDKSIVEPTPPLVGAVGQEYILGICKYLKRLIILLDIDRVVYNDDNLTSDLRKKIVKSQGQVEDLNEYEESDENFTEVSDTVEASELSAVSEVNSEIEKEEEEISVASESVDSEEENQTDMIDDIDKLIAMELEKREKETEELLKKKKEEKLNSSNNDVEDILNDALTQANSTISPEATHVDQDDLDRLIAEELAKREKETEELLKRKKEEEKKKIIDVGEEDVSTVAQEQLVENESADSQKNEIIIERDSLQELKSLANKIIRGEAKEIDINIKGEIGELLKLIFETKQKIDNVEPSVADSNKDVPHIAKSLENVNEYTEEATINLMEAADKMSNFFAELNEKMGNIEKVIQKGDVEKFDELIDSVEDKLKSAEELGFNILQALEFQDITEQKARKVIKKIEEIGVRLGTILGYAKIQAADSISEDTSSQEEIDKLLGEFGLG